A part of Desulfomicrobium baculatum DSM 4028 genomic DNA contains:
- a CDS encoding glutamate synthase-related protein: MYRPHLLVEERDACAIIAFVDKRGRATHANIVKTIDALKKMAHRSGDINSEGDGCGILTDIPRSLWGQRLQAAGLSRHLSESRGFFVGHFFLPPDGRLDELKGRIRAMLTASGAETLLEVDDQMHAAELGPMARVEAPRFLQICGLVRDETRQEGARRLFNIQMELEQSMPETHVCSLSLDSVIYKLRGTPDLLIRVYPDLQNPDSKSLITLGHSRYSTNTLPTAERAQPFSLLGHNGEINTIEKLRSSARALGIIPTPGGSDSQDLNRILEGLIHLHGFEFMEALEMVFPAIHTEVERMPAELGRMYGFYRWFFAPSAQGPAAVVSRFGDMCMGSVDALGLRPLWFGESDYDYFLSSEKGVVDLQSTIHDPRPLAPGEKIAIISGAGKRGEVLDYCAVQQRLLRLFEQGRLTPLAGNLHREIPESILNCPEGACHELRRFFQDRPVFDDRECPATTALLAAFGWHKYDQDMRKHVAATGKGPIGSMGHQGPLACMDTEGLSNVSDYFKENVAVVTNPAIDREREAEHFSTAVILGDRPDNPDRPPVGLRLKTPILLGGEFTPALSSLDILAVCREHGTHTLEQVLDFFTAQQRDPSRMAILDATYVPDQGLAARLAELEGEASQAVEAGAAILVLDDSACFVDGRVYIDPGLATARLHSAAEAGRIPRLPSLVVRSGAIRNLHDIMFVLGLGAAAVNPYMLWKQAYAQAESAEGLQRTLSNTLTALQTGVEKIMSTMGIHELCGYGRIFSSIGLKKELEEIFGCSNFCSSTSSGLGYAELETQGRRRVALVREGLERKLQSDPKRNAKVGKILRSVAVGKTGYLQMAEGLAEVDRDNPVGLRHLLDIRTRDAAPLPLENVDISIGSHAMPLLICAMSFGSQGESSFRAYAEAARKVNIICMNGEGGEIPDMLGKYRENRGQQVASGRFGVSMELLNSSNYLEIKVGQGAKPGEGGHLPGSKVTDMVAQARHCKPGIALISPSNHHDIYSIEDLCQIITELKTANPFARISVKIPVTSGVATIAVGVAKAGAHIVNISGFEGGTGAAREHAKKYVGLPVEIGVTQAHRGLVEAGLRHQVELWCDGGVRSGADVVKLICLGADRVGVGTVALMGVGCISCEQCHLDVCPRGISTQLRSVEEATKRGLKLFKPLQGEVEAENLARLLRAFGDQIRHILAGLGEKRLSDLVGRTDLLVQARGRELTDLTDLLIPAPMDSVTSYCPVPRIVRRPLDNLTRLISDMALSTLGQECGFVQYKEENVRSVDRAVGTYLAGAMVRERSEGDRGKVELLLTSSVPGNGLCAFNIDGIGTVVEGGGQDGIAKGSRGGEVCILKGVNILGQRVDGSVGKSLAYGALSGTVMVQNQADSRACVRMSGADAIFGGRITAPVRDDLGNIASRAHLKGFAFEYMTGGRAVVLGDPGPWMCAGMTGGVVYQCLYPEWNFGRENLERRFSSGAHVVIRGLDADDAAQVRELLDKYVRTLKQSFQNDEAQIVQGLAEEAEKRFVKIVPGSGTGIKPE; the protein is encoded by the coding sequence ATGTATAGACCACACCTGCTTGTAGAAGAGCGCGACGCCTGCGCCATCATCGCCTTCGTGGACAAACGCGGCCGCGCCACGCACGCCAATATAGTCAAGACCATCGACGCCCTCAAAAAAATGGCCCACCGCTCCGGCGACATCAACAGCGAAGGCGACGGCTGCGGCATCCTGACCGACATTCCGCGCTCCCTCTGGGGACAGCGTCTGCAGGCGGCGGGGCTGAGCCGTCACTTGAGCGAAAGCCGGGGCTTTTTCGTCGGCCATTTTTTCCTGCCCCCGGACGGCAGGCTCGATGAACTCAAAGGCCGCATCCGCGCCATGCTGACCGCATCCGGCGCGGAAACGCTGCTGGAAGTGGATGACCAGATGCACGCCGCCGAGCTTGGCCCCATGGCCCGGGTCGAAGCGCCCCGCTTCCTGCAGATCTGCGGTCTGGTCCGCGACGAGACCAGGCAGGAGGGAGCCAGACGCCTCTTCAACATCCAGATGGAACTGGAACAGAGCATGCCCGAAACGCATGTCTGTTCGCTCAGCCTGGACAGCGTCATTTACAAGCTGCGCGGCACGCCGGATCTTCTGATCCGGGTCTATCCGGACCTGCAGAACCCGGACAGCAAGTCGCTCATCACCCTCGGCCACAGCCGCTACTCCACCAACACCCTACCCACTGCCGAGCGCGCCCAGCCCTTTTCCCTCCTGGGCCACAACGGCGAGATCAACACCATCGAGAAACTGCGCAGCTCGGCCCGGGCGCTCGGCATCATCCCCACGCCCGGCGGCAGCGACTCCCAGGATCTGAACCGCATCCTTGAAGGCCTCATCCACCTGCACGGATTCGAGTTCATGGAAGCCCTCGAAATGGTCTTTCCGGCCATCCACACCGAAGTCGAGCGCATGCCCGCCGAGCTTGGCCGCATGTACGGCTTCTACCGCTGGTTCTTCGCTCCCTCGGCACAGGGCCCGGCGGCCGTGGTCTCGCGCTTCGGCGACATGTGCATGGGCAGCGTCGACGCCCTGGGCCTTCGCCCACTGTGGTTCGGGGAGAGCGACTACGACTATTTCCTGTCCTCGGAAAAAGGCGTGGTCGACCTGCAAAGCACCATCCACGACCCCCGCCCCCTGGCTCCGGGCGAAAAGATCGCCATCATCTCCGGCGCGGGCAAACGCGGCGAGGTGCTTGATTATTGCGCCGTGCAGCAGCGCCTGCTGCGCCTCTTCGAGCAGGGCCGCCTGACCCCGCTGGCAGGCAACCTGCACCGGGAGATCCCCGAATCCATCCTGAACTGCCCTGAAGGAGCCTGCCACGAACTGCGCCGCTTCTTCCAGGACAGGCCCGTGTTCGACGACCGGGAATGCCCGGCAACCACCGCCCTGCTGGCCGCTTTCGGCTGGCACAAGTACGATCAGGACATGCGCAAGCATGTCGCGGCGACTGGCAAGGGACCCATCGGCTCCATGGGCCATCAGGGACCGCTGGCCTGCATGGACACCGAGGGCCTGTCCAATGTCAGCGATTATTTCAAAGAAAATGTGGCCGTGGTCACCAATCCGGCCATCGACCGCGAACGCGAGGCCGAACACTTCTCCACCGCCGTCATCCTCGGTGACCGCCCGGACAACCCGGACCGCCCGCCCGTGGGCCTGCGCCTCAAAACCCCCATCCTGCTCGGAGGCGAGTTCACCCCGGCCCTGTCCTCCCTGGACATCCTGGCCGTGTGCCGCGAGCACGGCACGCACACCCTCGAACAGGTTCTCGACTTTTTCACCGCCCAGCAGCGCGACCCCTCGCGCATGGCCATCCTCGACGCGACCTACGTTCCGGACCAGGGGCTGGCCGCGCGGCTTGCAGAGCTTGAAGGCGAAGCATCGCAGGCCGTCGAGGCCGGAGCCGCCATCCTCGTGCTGGACGACAGCGCATGCTTCGTGGACGGGCGGGTCTACATCGACCCCGGCCTGGCCACGGCCCGGCTGCACAGCGCCGCCGAAGCGGGCCGCATCCCGCGCCTGCCATCGCTGGTCGTGCGCAGCGGGGCCATCCGCAACCTGCACGACATCATGTTCGTGCTCGGCCTCGGCGCGGCGGCGGTCAATCCCTACATGCTCTGGAAGCAGGCCTATGCCCAGGCTGAAAGCGCCGAAGGGCTGCAGCGCACCCTCTCCAATACCCTGACGGCGCTGCAGACGGGCGTGGAAAAGATCATGTCCACCATGGGCATCCACGAGCTGTGCGGTTACGGCCGCATCTTCTCGTCCATCGGCCTCAAAAAAGAGCTGGAGGAAATTTTCGGCTGCTCCAATTTCTGTTCGTCCACGTCCTCGGGGCTTGGCTACGCCGAACTCGAAACCCAGGGCCGCAGGCGGGTGGCGCTAGTCCGGGAGGGCCTGGAACGCAAGCTGCAATCCGACCCCAAGCGCAACGCCAAGGTCGGCAAGATCCTGCGTTCCGTGGCCGTGGGCAAGACCGGATATCTGCAGATGGCCGAGGGGCTGGCCGAGGTGGACCGGGACAATCCCGTCGGGCTGCGCCATCTCCTGGACATCAGGACCCGCGACGCCGCCCCCCTGCCCCTTGAAAACGTGGACATCTCCATCGGCTCGCACGCCATGCCGCTTCTGATCTGCGCCATGTCTTTCGGCTCCCAGGGGGAAAGCTCGTTTCGGGCCTATGCCGAGGCCGCGCGCAAGGTGAATATCATCTGCATGAACGGCGAGGGCGGCGAAATTCCGGACATGCTCGGCAAGTACCGGGAGAATCGCGGACAACAGGTCGCCTCGGGGCGTTTCGGCGTGTCCATGGAGCTGCTCAACTCCTCGAATTACCTGGAAATAAAAGTCGGCCAGGGCGCCAAGCCCGGCGAGGGCGGCCACCTGCCCGGCTCCAAGGTCACGGACATGGTGGCCCAGGCTCGGCACTGCAAGCCCGGCATCGCGCTCATCTCACCGTCCAACCATCACGACATCTATTCCATCGAAGACCTCTGCCAGATCATCACGGAGCTGAAAACCGCGAACCCTTTTGCGCGCATCTCCGTAAAAATCCCGGTCACCAGCGGCGTGGCGACCATCGCCGTGGGCGTGGCCAAGGCCGGGGCGCACATCGTCAACATCAGCGGCTTCGAGGGCGGCACGGGAGCTGCCCGTGAACACGCCAAGAAGTATGTCGGCCTGCCCGTGGAGATCGGCGTGACCCAGGCCCACAGGGGGCTGGTGGAAGCCGGCCTGCGCCATCAGGTCGAGCTCTGGTGCGACGGCGGCGTGCGTTCCGGGGCGGACGTGGTCAAGCTCATCTGCCTCGGCGCGGACCGGGTCGGGGTCGGCACTGTCGCCCTCATGGGCGTAGGCTGCATCAGCTGCGAGCAGTGCCACCTGGACGTCTGCCCGCGCGGCATCTCCACCCAGCTGCGCTCCGTGGAAGAGGCCACGAAGCGCGGCCTGAAACTCTTCAAACCCCTGCAAGGCGAGGTCGAAGCCGAGAACCTGGCCCGCCTGCTGCGCGCCTTCGGCGATCAGATCCGCCACATCCTGGCCGGGCTTGGCGAAAAGCGGCTGTCCGACCTGGTTGGACGCACGGACCTGCTCGTGCAGGCCAGGGGCCGCGAATTGACGGACCTGACCGACCTGCTCATTCCTGCGCCTATGGACTCGGTCACGTCCTACTGCCCGGTACCGCGCATCGTGCGCAGGCCGCTCGACAACCTGACCCGGCTCATCTCCGACATGGCCCTGTCCACCCTTGGGCAGGAGTGCGGATTTGTGCAGTACAAAGAGGAGAATGTACGCTCCGTGGACCGGGCCGTGGGCACGTACCTGGCCGGGGCCATGGTCCGGGAGCGCTCGGAAGGCGACCGGGGCAAGGTGGAGTTGCTGCTGACCTCCTCGGTACCCGGCAACGGCCTGTGCGCCTTCAATATCGACGGAATCGGCACCGTGGTCGAGGGCGGCGGCCAGGACGGCATCGCCAAGGGCTCGCGCGGCGGCGAGGTCTGCATTTTGAAAGGGGTCAACATCCTGGGCCAGCGCGTGGACGGGTCCGTGGGCAAGTCCCTGGCCTACGGGGCGCTTTCGGGCACGGTCATGGTCCAGAACCAGGCCGACTCGCGGGCCTGCGTGCGCATGTCCGGGGCCGACGCCATCTTCGGCGGCCGCATCACCGCGCCCGTGCGCGACGACCTGGGCAACATCGCCTCGCGCGCCCACCTGAAGGGCTTCGCCTTCGAGTACATGACCGGAGGCCGCGCCGTGGTCCTGGGAGATCCCGGCCCGTGGATGTGCGCGGGCATGACCGGCGGGGTCGTCTACCAGTGCCTGTACCCCGAATGGAACTTCGGGAGGGAGAATCTTGAGCGCCGCTTCTCAAGCGGCGCGCATGTGGTCATCCGAGGCCTGGACGCGGACGACGCGGCGCAGGTGCGGGAGTTGCTGGACAAGTACGTACGCACCCTCAAACAGAGCTTCCAGAATGATGAGGCGCAAATCGTGCAGGGCCTGGCGGAAGAGGCCGAAAAGCGGTTCGTCAAGATCGTGCCGGGATCCGGCACAGGCATCAAGCCGGAATAG
- a CDS encoding PAS domain S-box protein translates to MTRLRWTILAAVFWIMLLALSLGWNWQHLERSLIGLAESEANAAFHKDVTYRLWAAMQGGVYVPLSENTPPNPYLKHIPQRDVETTGGEKLTLVNPAYMTRQVHELGKEKYGLRGHITSLEPLRPENAPDEWETKVLRSFVEGSLKETTRQSFDGQPYFRLMRPLFADPPCLKCHAAQGYAQGDVIGGISVSVPLQTYLGLAGQQRLHLVIAHLVIGLLGLTGLGASHVHFRNYKRSLRESEDRFEQLAEHSRTVTWEVDAGGLFIYVSNASASVLGYAPEELVGCMSFFDLHPEDGREAFKSAAFEVFGRRGEFTNFENRALTRDGREIWLSTNGFPLLDGAGNLLGYRGNDTDITAEKEARTQLAQREAMLSSMLENLPVDFWARDKDGRGIIQSRLSKEHWGDFCSANFDAQSRHSHNAEKWKAKHDRLYAGETIEQEEVLVLTDGRHRIFHSMGAPIVMQGEVVGILGINLDITERRYIEAQLERERVLSKAIIDSVPGLLYLYEQNGRLVRWNRMHCELTGYSDRELGAMHLMDWYRDDPASQQKVARAIERVLEEGIGTEEAELQTKDGRRIPFFLTAVRLELEGRIYFTGIGIDITERKRSEEALRLSEERLALALEASSDGLWDWNFQTGEVYFSPRYLGMLGYDPGDLELNITGWEKLLHPDDFEKTKRTELDHIERGEPFALEFRLRNKAGDWQWVMSRGKVVEWDAAGRPLRMVGTHVDIDQRKRMENELVKAKEAAEAASLAKSEFLANMSHEIRTPLNGIMGMIQLLESGARDEEQHRTCAMALQATGRLTRLLSDILDLSRVEAGKMQMRIEPFNLRDALGQSVDLFNPIAMQAGLEFRHHFDPALPEFVVGDSVRFQQVLMNLIGNAFKFTTKGFVAVEAHPLPSHESDSVRVLFSVADSGRGIEDAALSALFQPFSQVTRGFTRDHQGAGLGLAITKRLIALMGGTMAVESEPGCGTTFSFSLSFKTAPGATTVPEALGEVPSPSRPVRILLAEDDEVTIFATRALLTRAGYEVSVARTGHEAVSLLREQDFGLVLMDVQMPGMDGVEATRIIRSDPGLGDKRSIPIIALTAFAMDGEKEIFLAAGMDGYVAKPVGMKDLTRAIDAVLSGRASRS, encoded by the coding sequence ATGACACGTTTGCGATGGACAATTCTGGCTGCGGTATTCTGGATCATGCTGCTGGCCCTTTCCCTCGGGTGGAACTGGCAACACCTCGAACGGTCGTTGATCGGGCTGGCCGAATCCGAGGCCAATGCCGCATTTCACAAGGACGTGACCTACAGGTTGTGGGCCGCCATGCAGGGAGGGGTGTATGTGCCGCTATCGGAGAACACCCCGCCCAATCCCTATCTCAAGCATATCCCGCAACGCGACGTTGAAACCACCGGCGGAGAAAAACTGACCCTGGTCAATCCGGCCTACATGACGCGTCAGGTGCATGAACTGGGGAAGGAGAAGTACGGTCTGCGCGGGCACATCACAAGCCTTGAGCCCTTGCGCCCCGAGAACGCGCCCGACGAGTGGGAAACAAAGGTCCTGCGGTCGTTCGTCGAGGGAAGCCTCAAGGAAACCACCCGGCAGAGCTTCGACGGACAGCCGTACTTCAGGCTGATGCGTCCGCTTTTCGCCGACCCGCCCTGCCTCAAATGTCACGCTGCCCAGGGCTATGCCCAGGGAGACGTCATCGGGGGCATCAGTGTCTCGGTGCCTTTGCAAACCTATCTTGGCCTCGCCGGGCAGCAACGCCTGCACCTCGTCATCGCGCATCTGGTCATCGGCCTGCTCGGTCTGACCGGCCTTGGCGCGAGTCATGTTCATTTCCGCAATTACAAACGCTCATTGCGCGAAAGCGAGGACCGATTCGAGCAACTCGCCGAACACAGCCGCACCGTGACCTGGGAAGTGGATGCCGGCGGCCTCTTCATCTATGTCTCCAATGCTTCGGCTTCCGTTCTGGGGTATGCCCCGGAAGAGCTCGTCGGATGCATGAGCTTTTTCGACCTGCATCCGGAGGACGGGCGCGAGGCTTTCAAATCCGCGGCCTTTGAGGTCTTTGGCCGAAGAGGGGAATTCACGAATTTCGAAAACCGGGCCCTCACCCGGGATGGGCGCGAGATCTGGCTTTCCACCAATGGCTTTCCGCTGCTTGATGGCGCGGGGAATCTCCTGGGCTATCGCGGGAACGACACCGACATTACCGCAGAAAAAGAGGCCCGGACCCAGCTCGCCCAGCGCGAAGCCATGCTTTCCTCCATGCTTGAAAACCTGCCCGTGGACTTCTGGGCGCGGGACAAGGATGGCCGAGGCATCATCCAGAGCCGACTCAGCAAGGAGCACTGGGGAGATTTCTGCTCAGCGAATTTCGACGCCCAGTCCAGGCATTCCCACAATGCCGAGAAATGGAAGGCCAAGCACGACCGCCTCTATGCCGGGGAAACCATCGAGCAGGAAGAGGTTCTGGTCCTGACCGACGGGCGGCATCGCATCTTTCATTCCATGGGCGCGCCCATCGTCATGCAGGGCGAGGTGGTCGGCATCCTGGGCATCAACCTGGACATAACCGAGCGCAGGTACATCGAGGCGCAGCTGGAGCGCGAACGCGTCCTCAGCAAGGCGATCATCGACAGCGTTCCAGGCCTGCTCTACCTGTACGAGCAAAACGGGCGGCTGGTGCGCTGGAACAGGATGCACTGCGAACTGACGGGCTACTCGGACCGGGAGCTTGGCGCCATGCACCTCATGGACTGGTACCGGGACGACCCCGCCTCTCAGCAGAAGGTCGCCAGGGCCATTGAGCGCGTGCTTGAAGAGGGCATCGGCACCGAGGAGGCCGAGCTTCAGACCAAGGACGGACGGCGCATCCCCTTCTTCTTGACCGCCGTGCGTCTGGAACTTGAAGGCCGCATCTATTTCACCGGCATCGGCATCGACATCACCGAGCGCAAGCGCTCCGAGGAGGCCCTGCGCCTGAGCGAGGAGCGCCTTGCTTTGGCTCTGGAAGCTTCCAGTGACGGCCTTTGGGACTGGAACTTTCAGACGGGTGAGGTGTATTTCAGTCCGCGCTACCTGGGCATGCTCGGGTATGATCCGGGCGATCTCGAACTCAATATCACCGGCTGGGAAAAGCTCCTGCATCCCGATGACTTCGAGAAGACCAAGCGAACCGAGTTGGACCACATCGAGCGCGGCGAGCCCTTCGCCCTTGAATTCCGGCTTCGCAACAAGGCCGGGGATTGGCAGTGGGTCATGAGCCGCGGCAAGGTCGTCGAATGGGACGCCGCCGGGCGGCCGCTACGCATGGTCGGCACCCATGTGGACATCGATCAGCGCAAGCGCATGGAGAACGAGCTGGTCAAGGCCAAGGAGGCCGCCGAAGCCGCCAGTCTGGCCAAATCGGAGTTCCTGGCCAATATGAGCCACGAGATTCGCACCCCCTTGAACGGCATCATGGGCATGATCCAGCTTCTGGAGTCCGGGGCGCGGGACGAGGAGCAGCACAGGACCTGCGCCATGGCTTTGCAGGCCACGGGCCGGCTGACACGGCTGTTGTCCGACATCCTCGACCTGTCGAGGGTGGAGGCGGGCAAGATGCAGATGCGCATCGAACCGTTCAACCTCCGGGACGCGCTTGGGCAGAGCGTCGATCTCTTCAATCCCATCGCCATGCAGGCCGGGCTGGAGTTTCGGCATCATTTCGACCCTGCGCTTCCAGAATTCGTCGTCGGGGACTCTGTGCGCTTCCAGCAGGTGCTCATGAACCTGATCGGCAACGCCTTCAAGTTCACGACCAAGGGGTTCGTTGCCGTCGAGGCCCACCCCTTGCCGTCGCACGAGAGCGACAGCGTCCGGGTATTGTTCTCGGTAGCGGACTCCGGACGAGGCATCGAGGACGCGGCCCTTTCCGCCCTGTTCCAGCCCTTCAGCCAGGTCACCAGGGGGTTCACCCGCGATCATCAGGGCGCGGGCCTCGGTCTGGCCATCACCAAGCGGTTGATCGCCCTCATGGGCGGCACCATGGCCGTGGAGAGCGAACCCGGCTGCGGCACCACATTCTCGTTCAGCCTGTCCTTCAAAACAGCGCCTGGTGCCACGACTGTTCCGGAAGCGTTAGGCGAAGTTCCATCGCCTTCGCGTCCGGTGCGCATCCTCCTGGCCGAGGACGACGAGGTCACCATTTTCGCCACGCGCGCCCTGCTTACGCGGGCCGGGTACGAGGTCAGCGTCGCTCGCACCGGGCACGAGGCGGTCTCCTTGCTCCGGGAACAGGATTTCGGCCTGGTGCTCATGGACGTTCAGATGCCCGGCATGGACGGCGTCGAGGCGACCCGGATCATCCGCAGCGATCCGGGCCTTGGCGACAAGAGAAGCATTCCCATCATCGCCCTGACGGCCTTTGCCATGGACGGAGAAAAGGAAATCTTCCTGGCGGCCGGGATGGATGGGTATGTGGCCAAGCCGGTCGGAATGAAAGACCTGACCCGGGCCATCGACGCCGTTTTGTCGGGCCGGGCAAGCCGTTCATAG
- the cysK gene encoding cysteine synthase A translates to MKIANSMTDLVGNTPLVRLNRMAAGCVADVVVKLEFFNPLSSIKDRIALNMIDEAERGGRLRPGTVIVEPTSGNTGVGLAFVCAVRGYHLILTMPESMSLERRMLLSAMGAELVLTPASAGMAGAVAEAEKILTSLEDGFMPGQFVNPANPAMHERTTAEELWHDTDGLIDALVAGVGTGGTITGVARTLKRRKPGFLGVAVEPAASPLLSGGKAGPHKIQGIGANFIPEVLDRSTVDRIITVSNEDAMITARRLAREEGILCGISSGANVWAALQMAREPEMKGKLIVAIICDTGERYLTTELFASKS, encoded by the coding sequence ATGAAGATTGCAAATTCCATGACCGATCTGGTCGGTAATACTCCTCTGGTTCGCTTGAATCGCATGGCTGCCGGCTGTGTGGCCGATGTCGTGGTCAAGCTCGAATTTTTCAACCCTCTGTCCTCGATCAAGGACCGCATCGCGCTGAACATGATCGACGAGGCGGAACGCGGCGGCAGGCTTCGCCCCGGAACGGTCATTGTCGAGCCGACCAGCGGCAACACCGGCGTGGGCCTGGCTTTTGTCTGCGCCGTGCGTGGGTATCATCTCATCCTGACCATGCCCGAATCCATGAGCCTGGAGAGGCGCATGCTCCTCTCCGCCATGGGCGCCGAGCTGGTGCTTACCCCTGCGTCGGCGGGCATGGCCGGAGCCGTGGCCGAGGCGGAAAAGATCCTGACCTCCCTTGAAGACGGCTTCATGCCGGGCCAGTTCGTCAATCCGGCCAATCCGGCCATGCATGAGCGGACCACGGCCGAAGAGCTCTGGCACGACACCGACGGCCTCATCGACGCCCTGGTCGCGGGCGTGGGCACGGGCGGGACCATCACCGGCGTGGCCCGCACCCTGAAACGCCGCAAACCGGGTTTTCTGGGCGTGGCCGTGGAACCGGCGGCTTCACCGCTTTTGAGCGGAGGCAAGGCCGGGCCGCACAAGATCCAGGGCATCGGCGCCAATTTCATCCCCGAAGTGCTCGATCGGAGCACCGTGGACCGCATAATCACCGTCTCCAACGAGGACGCCATGATCACGGCCCGCCGGCTTGCCCGCGAAGAGGGCATCCTGTGCGGCATCTCCTCGGGCGCCAACGTCTGGGCGGCCCTGCAGATGGCCCGTGAACCGGAAATGAAGGGCAAGCTCATCGTCGCCATCATCTGCGACACGGGCGA
- a CDS encoding HU family DNA-binding protein encodes MVADDAEIHVEKADLIARLKAEMGYSEEEAERVVDAMMESITESLSKGDKINLPGIGTMAVVERSLRKGEDHSTGRDIKFSPGKRLKDALTSLDFITKGLE; translated from the coding sequence ATGGTAGCGGACGACGCCGAGATTCATGTGGAAAAAGCTGACCTGATCGCGCGCCTCAAGGCCGAAATGGGCTACTCCGAGGAAGAGGCCGAACGCGTTGTGGACGCCATGATGGAAAGCATCACCGAGTCCTTGAGCAAGGGCGACAAGATCAACCTGCCGGGCATCGGGACAATGGCCGTGGTCGAGCGGAGTTTGCGCAAGGGCGAGGACCATTCCACGGGAAGGGATATCAAATTTTCTCCCGGCAAGCGTCTTAAAGATGCCCTCACGTCTCTTGATTTTATAACCAAGGGTTTGGAATAA